From a single Solenopsis invicta isolate M01_SB chromosome 4, UNIL_Sinv_3.0, whole genome shotgun sequence genomic region:
- the LOC105200420 gene encoding venom serine protease isoform X2 gives MEAVKVVLFGILLCLVTLNGAQSDCKYFQQLQADQTYYAYNPGFPNMYEGEKHCVWETEGRSVTQVNCSNDMNNYCQDTLTVQFDGNNKYTSCGYNEFILQGMNPIIRFDSWSSNSQGQFLCEIKTLNNQCQCGWSKVTRIVGGRETGINEYPMMAGLVSYGRRELFCGCTIISSEYILTAAHCLKDQDIIGDIAALVGEHDTTTGDETKATVLYRLEGCVIHPNYYENTGDNDVAVCKTSKTITFSANVGPACLPFRLRYKSFAGSNVTALGWGMMEFGGPKATRLQKVNLNVITLEECQNRLPNQGIKVQDLCTYTDGKDTCQMDSGGPLLWQDPITHNLVIVGIISSGEGCASNSPAISKRVGYFVDWITSVTSGAQYCAVE, from the exons ATGGAAGCag TCAAGGTAGTGTTATTCGGCATATTGCTGTGTCTCGTGACGCTAAATGGTGCTCAATCCGATTGCAAATACTTTCAACAGTTGCAAGCTGATCAAACATATTATGCATATAATCCTGGATTTCCCAATATGTATGAAGGTGAAAAGCATTGCGTTTGGGAAACGGAAGGTCGCTCTGTTACTCAAGTAAATTGTTCCAATGACATG AATAATTACTGTCAAGATACACTTACAGTTCAATTTGacggaaataataaatatacttctTGTGGTTATAATGAATTTATTCTTCAAGGGATGAATCCAATTATAAGATTCGACTCTTGGTCATCTAACTCGCAAGGTCAATTTTTATgcgaaattaaaactttaaacaatCAATGCCAATGCGGTTGGAGCAAAGTT ACTAGGATAGTAGGCGGTAGGGAAACTGGAATTAATGAATATCCCATGATGGCTGGGCTTGTTAGTTACGGACGACGAGAGTTATTTTGCGGCTGTACTATAATATCTTCAGAATACATATTGACAGCAGCTCATTGCTTAAAAGACCAAGACATAATAGGTGACATAGCCGCACTTGTTGGTGAACACGATACAACGACGG GTGACGAAACCAAAGCAACCGTTTTGTACCGCCTGGAAGGATGCGTGATCCATCCTAATTACTACGAAAACACTGGTGACAATGACGTTGCTGTTTGTAAGACTTCTAAAACCATCACGTTTAGTGCTAACGTTGGTCCAGCTTGTTTACCATTTCGACTTAGATACAAATCGTTTGCTGGTAGTAACGTCACTGCCTTAG GCTGGGGTATGATGGAATTTGGAGGACCTAAAGCGACAAGGCTTCAAAAAgtgaatttaaatgtaataactcTTGAAGAATGTCAAAACAGGCTTCCCAATCAAGGGATAAAGGTTCAAGACTTGTGTACTTATACTGACGGAAAGGATACTTGTCAG ATGGACAGTGGCGGGCCTCTTCTATGGCAGGATCCTATCACACATAATTTGGTGATAGTTGGTATTATATCTTCCGGTGAAGGTTGTGCTTCAAATTCTCCTGCTATCTCAAAACGAGTAGGATATTTCGTCGATTGGATAACATCCGTAACATCTG GTGCACAATATTGCGCAGTTGAATGA
- the LOC105200420 gene encoding venom serine protease isoform X1, with amino-acid sequence MEFCCKFYGSIEFKVVLFGILLCLVTLNGAQSDCKYFQQLQADQTYYAYNPGFPNMYEGEKHCVWETEGRSVTQVNCSNDMNNYCQDTLTVQFDGNNKYTSCGYNEFILQGMNPIIRFDSWSSNSQGQFLCEIKTLNNQCQCGWSKVTRIVGGRETGINEYPMMAGLVSYGRRELFCGCTIISSEYILTAAHCLKDQDIIGDIAALVGEHDTTTGDETKATVLYRLEGCVIHPNYYENTGDNDVAVCKTSKTITFSANVGPACLPFRLRYKSFAGSNVTALGWGMMEFGGPKATRLQKVNLNVITLEECQNRLPNQGIKVQDLCTYTDGKDTCQMDSGGPLLWQDPITHNLVIVGIISSGEGCASNSPAISKRVGYFVDWITSVTSGAQYCAVE; translated from the exons TCAAGGTAGTGTTATTCGGCATATTGCTGTGTCTCGTGACGCTAAATGGTGCTCAATCCGATTGCAAATACTTTCAACAGTTGCAAGCTGATCAAACATATTATGCATATAATCCTGGATTTCCCAATATGTATGAAGGTGAAAAGCATTGCGTTTGGGAAACGGAAGGTCGCTCTGTTACTCAAGTAAATTGTTCCAATGACATG AATAATTACTGTCAAGATACACTTACAGTTCAATTTGacggaaataataaatatacttctTGTGGTTATAATGAATTTATTCTTCAAGGGATGAATCCAATTATAAGATTCGACTCTTGGTCATCTAACTCGCAAGGTCAATTTTTATgcgaaattaaaactttaaacaatCAATGCCAATGCGGTTGGAGCAAAGTT ACTAGGATAGTAGGCGGTAGGGAAACTGGAATTAATGAATATCCCATGATGGCTGGGCTTGTTAGTTACGGACGACGAGAGTTATTTTGCGGCTGTACTATAATATCTTCAGAATACATATTGACAGCAGCTCATTGCTTAAAAGACCAAGACATAATAGGTGACATAGCCGCACTTGTTGGTGAACACGATACAACGACGG GTGACGAAACCAAAGCAACCGTTTTGTACCGCCTGGAAGGATGCGTGATCCATCCTAATTACTACGAAAACACTGGTGACAATGACGTTGCTGTTTGTAAGACTTCTAAAACCATCACGTTTAGTGCTAACGTTGGTCCAGCTTGTTTACCATTTCGACTTAGATACAAATCGTTTGCTGGTAGTAACGTCACTGCCTTAG GCTGGGGTATGATGGAATTTGGAGGACCTAAAGCGACAAGGCTTCAAAAAgtgaatttaaatgtaataactcTTGAAGAATGTCAAAACAGGCTTCCCAATCAAGGGATAAAGGTTCAAGACTTGTGTACTTATACTGACGGAAAGGATACTTGTCAG ATGGACAGTGGCGGGCCTCTTCTATGGCAGGATCCTATCACACATAATTTGGTGATAGTTGGTATTATATCTTCCGGTGAAGGTTGTGCTTCAAATTCTCCTGCTATCTCAAAACGAGTAGGATATTTCGTCGATTGGATAACATCCGTAACATCTG GTGCACAATATTGCGCAGTTGAATGA
- the LOC105200420 gene encoding venom serine protease isoform X3, with amino-acid sequence MYEGEKHCVWETEGRSVTQVNCSNDMNNYCQDTLTVQFDGNNKYTSCGYNEFILQGMNPIIRFDSWSSNSQGQFLCEIKTLNNQCQCGWSKVTRIVGGRETGINEYPMMAGLVSYGRRELFCGCTIISSEYILTAAHCLKDQDIIGDIAALVGEHDTTTGDETKATVLYRLEGCVIHPNYYENTGDNDVAVCKTSKTITFSANVGPACLPFRLRYKSFAGSNVTALGWGMMEFGGPKATRLQKVNLNVITLEECQNRLPNQGIKVQDLCTYTDGKDTCQMDSGGPLLWQDPITHNLVIVGIISSGEGCASNSPAISKRVGYFVDWITSVTSGAQYCAVE; translated from the exons ATGTATGAAGGTGAAAAGCATTGCGTTTGGGAAACGGAAGGTCGCTCTGTTACTCAAGTAAATTGTTCCAATGACATG AATAATTACTGTCAAGATACACTTACAGTTCAATTTGacggaaataataaatatacttctTGTGGTTATAATGAATTTATTCTTCAAGGGATGAATCCAATTATAAGATTCGACTCTTGGTCATCTAACTCGCAAGGTCAATTTTTATgcgaaattaaaactttaaacaatCAATGCCAATGCGGTTGGAGCAAAGTT ACTAGGATAGTAGGCGGTAGGGAAACTGGAATTAATGAATATCCCATGATGGCTGGGCTTGTTAGTTACGGACGACGAGAGTTATTTTGCGGCTGTACTATAATATCTTCAGAATACATATTGACAGCAGCTCATTGCTTAAAAGACCAAGACATAATAGGTGACATAGCCGCACTTGTTGGTGAACACGATACAACGACGG GTGACGAAACCAAAGCAACCGTTTTGTACCGCCTGGAAGGATGCGTGATCCATCCTAATTACTACGAAAACACTGGTGACAATGACGTTGCTGTTTGTAAGACTTCTAAAACCATCACGTTTAGTGCTAACGTTGGTCCAGCTTGTTTACCATTTCGACTTAGATACAAATCGTTTGCTGGTAGTAACGTCACTGCCTTAG GCTGGGGTATGATGGAATTTGGAGGACCTAAAGCGACAAGGCTTCAAAAAgtgaatttaaatgtaataactcTTGAAGAATGTCAAAACAGGCTTCCCAATCAAGGGATAAAGGTTCAAGACTTGTGTACTTATACTGACGGAAAGGATACTTGTCAG ATGGACAGTGGCGGGCCTCTTCTATGGCAGGATCCTATCACACATAATTTGGTGATAGTTGGTATTATATCTTCCGGTGAAGGTTGTGCTTCAAATTCTCCTGCTATCTCAAAACGAGTAGGATATTTCGTCGATTGGATAACATCCGTAACATCTG GTGCACAATATTGCGCAGTTGAATGA